The Dama dama isolate Ldn47 chromosome 23, ASM3311817v1, whole genome shotgun sequence genome contains a region encoding:
- the HACD1 gene encoding very-long-chain (3R)-3-hydroxyacyl-CoA dehydratase 1 isoform X2, producing the protein MVRFYMEKGTHKGLYKSIQKTLKFFQTFALLEIVHCLIGIVPTSVLVAGVQVSSRIFMVWLVTHSIKPIQNEESVVLFLVAWTVTEITRYSFYTFSLLDHLPYFIKWARYNFFIILYPVGVAGELLTIYAALPYVKKTGMFSIRLPNKYNVSFDYYYFLLITMASYIPLFPQLYFHMLRQRRKVLHGEVIVEKDD; encoded by the exons ATGGTACGTTTTTACATGGAAAAAGGAACACACAAAGGTTTATATAAAAGTATTCAGAAGACACTTAAATTTTTCCAGACATTTGCCTTGCTTGAG ATAGTCCACTGTTTAattg gaattGTACCTACTTCTGTGCTTGTGGCTGGGGTCCAAGTGAGTTCAAGAATCTTCATGGTGTGGCTCGTTACTCACAGTATAAAACCA ATCCAGAATGAGGAGAGTGTGGTGCTTTTTCTGGTCGCGTGGACGGTGACAGAGATCACTCGCTACTCCTTCTACACATTCAGTCTTCTCGACCACTTGCCATACTTCATTAAATGGGCCAG atataatttttttatcatcttatatcCTGTTGGAGTTGCTGGTGAACTTCTTACAATATACGCTGCCTTACCATATGTGAAGAAAACAGGAATGTTCTCCATAAGACTTCCCAATAAATACAATGTCTCTTTTGActactattattttcttcttataacCATGGCCTCATATATACCAT tGTTTCCACAACTCTACTTTCATATGTTACGTCAGAGAAGAAAGGTGCTTCATGGAGAGGTGATTGTCGAAAAGGATGATTAA